In Mesoplodon densirostris isolate mMesDen1 chromosome 2, mMesDen1 primary haplotype, whole genome shotgun sequence, the DNA window AGTTCCTAGAAGTGAATGTATGAATGTATTGAAAGAAGGTAGAAAAATTACACATGCACTTTAGGTATTTCTGGCAGGGATATctccaccaaacaaacaaacaaaacaaaacaaaacaaaaaacggtACACATATAGAAATTCAAGGAAGCAAATATCAAAATgaagaagacttttttttctattcaatgGGGAGAAGAGAGTGAATTAATTATTCAGGTATTATGGCTATAATGGAGTTAGTCATTGAAATACATGAatgtgggttttttccctttccacaTTGGTGTCTGTAGTGGCTATTTGCCAGAATGGTGGCAATATGACTTCCTATGTCTATGGACATTCCCATATCATAGTCCTTTCTCTCAGCATAGAGTCCTGAGTCCATCTCCAACATGTCATTGTCATATGGCTTAGACTGAACCAATCAAACTACCCATACAAGTCTGGATTTGGAAGAGATTAATATGCAGATAGAATGTTCCACATGGAATCCATGTTTTGGGAGAATTTTATGATTGTGGACAAAAGCCatggagtttgtttgtttttagttaactgactttatttttaaggTCAGTTTTAGTTTcgcagcaaaattgagcagaaagtacagagtcccCATATAGCCCCTTGCTCCACACACATATATAGCCTCCCCCTATCATCATCCCACACCAGAAGGGTTCATTTGTtccactgatgaacctacattgacacatcatcacccaaagtccacagtttccATTAGGAcacactctttgtgttgtacattctatgggtttttaCAAATGTACCCACCCTTTACAGcttcatacagaatagttttaccACCCCAAAACTcacctgtgctccacctatttatccctccctcagTCTAAATTTCTGGAAACCAACACTCTTTACTGCCTCCatagtttgccttttccaaaatgccaTATAATTAAAATCATATATTATGTAGTCTTTTCACATTGACTTCTTGCACTTAATAGTATATTTTTAagttccttccatgtcttttgTGACTTGATCGCTCATTTCTCTTTactactgaataatatttcattgtatgggtgTAGCAGAGTTTATGTAGCAGAGTTTATTTATCCAGTCTCCTGTcgaaggacattttggttgcttccaagttttggcaattttgaaaaaaagctattaaaacatccatgtgcaggttgtgtgtgagcatatgttttcaactcatttgggcaCATTCCAAGGATAGCAAGtgatggatcatatggcaagactatgtttagctttgtaaggaactgccaaactattcaTAAGTGGCTGTgccactttgcattcccaccaataacGAATGAGatttcctgttgttccacatccttgcttTCATTTGGTGTTGttagtgttttgaatttttaccattgtaataggtgtgtagtggtatgtcattattattttaatttgcaatttcctgATGAggtatgatgttgagcatcttttcctatgtttattttccatctgtatatctcctttggtgaGGTATTTGTTAAAATCTTTTGCCTGGGTTATTTAGTCAAgttgtctgttttcttattgttgagttctaAGAGCTCTATGCATGCtctggataacagtcctttatcagatatgtcttttgaaaatattttctcctaacctgtggcttatcttctccttctcttgacagtctttcacagaacagaagtttataattttaatgagCTCCAATTTAATTTTTTCGCTTAAGGAGCAGACCTTTGGTTTCATACCTAAAACAAAAATCATCTCCAAACACAAGggcatctagattttctcctatgtcatGTTCTAGATGTttaataattttgtgttttacacTTGGCctatgatacattttttttttttttttttttttttttttttttttttcctttggtatgcgggcctctcactgttgtggcctcccccgttgcggagcacaggctccggacgcgcaggctccggacgcgcaggctcagcggccatggctcacgggcccagccgctccgcggcatatgggatcctcccagaccggggcacgaacccgtatcccctgcatcggcaggcggactctcaaccacttgcgccaccagggaggccctatgatacattttgagttaatttttcttgaaacgtgtaaggtctgtgtctagattttttttttttttttttttttttgcttgtggatACCAGTTGTTCCagaactatttgttgaaaaagaTTATCCCTTCTCCCATCATACCCACTCTAAGAAGAGTTGTACATTACCTCTCTCTTTCCTGAGGCTGAGATATCACAGAAAGTCACTATCTGAGATCAGGCTCAGTTTCTTAATAACTGTGTGCTCTTAGCCAAGACAATCAAtctctctgtggctcagttttCTTACCATTTAAATTTCAGTGACAGTTTTAGACTCGCTGTATTGTTACATCTATATCTACAAACAAATATAATACTCTACAAGTATTACAATCACAGTGGAAGAATTTCCTAGTGAAGAGAGAAACATGTGACAACGTCTTTCTTCAAACTAGCTAAGGATGCATCTTTCATTTCCTATTTAATAGTGGTAACTTACTTATATATAAATTCAGAAAATTTTTAGAGAACATTCTTGGTATAattctccccttctctctgttatttctatttcttgatcaTGTCCATATTATTACCTATTTCAAATGCTGTACTGCAATTGGTTTTCTTACATCATAGTGTCATCTGCTGGATTGTGAGTTCTTGGAGAACAGAAGTGGTGTTTTAATTATCTTGACATATTCTAAGCTTAACAAGCTGCCTGTCTTATAGCAAGTACTCAAAACTATTTGCTGAATTGAACCTCCTgttaataaagtttattttctcttataCATAATTTTAGAACTATGAAAGTATAGAATGAAGGATATAATGTAATTTGTTATTCCTCCCATTCATCCCAAAAATATGAATTGACCCCCTTCCACTGTTCTGTGCTAGGCAAGGGGACCTGGTGTCATAATTCACACAAGCAGCTTCTAGTCTAAATACAGGATTGGGGTGAGGGAAGCACAGACAGGCAAAGgagtaatttcaaaataaattggtAAGATTTAGGTTAAAGTTAAGTATAAGAtgccacagaaaaacaaatgagggGTTGCAGTcactaaaaatacaaattaatattgTAAGATCTCTCCTTCTTAGATTATttcattgaattgaattgaagTCCAAAAAAAACCACAGGGTTATTGTTAGTAGACTCAGGTCCTACCTAAGTGATTCAAAACATCCAGTCAGTTAGTTTAAAGTTATGTGCACTATTTGGTTGAAACCTCTTAGCCTTACATAGCTCCCTTAGATAATGTGATAACAAGATATGTATACCTATATTCTTCCACATATATTATTACCTTTTGAAAACCTCTAGAGTTTGGAAGACATTTGGGAAACTCAAGTACATGTTCAGTCAGGAAACTTTCCTTTCATCTTCTGTGACTTTGCTAGGTTTCACCCCTCATAAAACAAGTGTTTTCTTCTTAGTGTTTCGTTTGAGACCAGCTTTGAACATTCTGGTAAGCAAATATCAATGAGAAAGGACAGATGACACCACCCCTTGCTAGGAGGCACTGTGTTAATCATTTCCTCTCTGGTTCACTAGTTGGATGACTAGAAGTAAGCTGATTCCAACAAGCTGCCCTCAGTTACCCTCTGAAAATACTTGACATTGCTGATTGTCCCTTTAGGACTAGTAAAAcagtcctttctcttcccttgaAACTATCTAGGTTTGATCAGCTCTTAGCTATTTAAAATCAGATAGAAGTGGGTGTATACATCATCAGCTacttggatagtagagtcatacACATGAATCAAATTAGCAACTTAATAAGAACAGGGGGGCATGAGTCTGGGGTGCTAAGTGCCCAGGTGAAGTAATGTTAATTAAAACGTTACTGCAAATTGTGATCACATTCAAAAATGTTCCAGGTGACAGTGTTTGGAATGTTAAAACCTTACtggcaaaacaaaaaagcatgaCTTGTATGATAACTAGAGTAGTGACAGTTATGGAAATCACAGAAAGGCAGTGAGATCATTGCCCAATTTGAGGagaattgatttttgtttgcATAAAGTATCTTTCCATCAAAAGTCTAATCTTTGCTACTTTGGCAAATGAAAGAACTCacaagttatatatttttttctttcttttaaggacATCAAATGAGACACAGAGGAATGAGAATTTGCTCCAGATCAAACTTGAATGAAGCCACTTTTTGAGTAgtgaaccctcagaatgggacccCAATAGCGGTTGgatcattttctcctttattccataaaaaaagaactcCATTATGAAGACAGGttgaaatagattttaaattgTCATTGTCACAGTTGTCACCTATAACTCATGTGTAGAGAACCATTTTGTGCTAGAACCTAAAAATGATGAATATAGCTTTCATCTCTAATAAACACTGaccaaaatctctcccatcatggctatcatcaaaaggagGTACAGTTAAGACAGAAATGGAACACAAATGATGTATTACTTTTACAAATATGCAATGAATAAACTTTGGGACTGttcttaataataaatatttattaataagagCATCTAAATGAATATGAAAGacataaaaaagtataaaaaaataatttgactcATGCAGCACTTTTATAAAAGGTGAATATAATGTAATTAGTCCATGAGCTTTAAAGGGAAATGAGCTGTGAGGGGACAGCTAGTGAGGGGACAAGATGCCAGAGGGTCACTACCCACTCAGCGTCACAGCTGTATTGCTGGATTGTTGGGCTCCTGTAGGCTTGGTCTGGCTCACATTTCTCCTGGTGGACTTGTCTATTGTTCGGACTGCTTTTTTCACCCATTCAACATGTGGATCAGCACAGACTTTAAGGCCACGTCTGGTAATAAATCTGCagtgcaaagaaaaaatagacaaagttAGTCACATCCTCAAAGCCTTGGGACCAGAAGTTAAGATCAGATCATATATAAGAGATCTTGTGCAGAAATGACTGGACAAAGCAGTTTTTCAGATTCaggaaaacataaatgaaaatctTTCTTCTGCAATCTATTTTCCCATAAAGGAGAAGTAGCTCCAGGTAATACCCAGATCCCTGGTTCAGCATAAATTGCAGGCTCCTTTTCTCATCATTGCTACCAGGTGATGTAATTAAACTGGACATTTGAGGTTATCTAGTCCAATTATTACATATcatcttctttttcaaatctaAAGACACTCATCTTAGTTTCTGGACAAAAGGGGATTTCTTTATCCTATTTTGGGAGGTAAAGTTGCAATTGTGTGTTGGGAAGAGTTGCTATTCTGAAGATGAGATCCTGGAAAGAGAATGGTACCATGTAGGCTAGTTGTTGACACTATTCCTCGAGATATGGCAACTGATAAAATATGGCACTCTACTCCAGCCCACCATAAAGGCAGAGGaaggcagggaaggggaaggatggGAAGGGAGGTATCCCACACCAGTGTGTCTCTATGGTCAAATCCTGATCTGAACCAGCCAGCTCTAAACCTAACCCTCGGGACTGAGCATATGATTCATCTGGTTCCCAGTTAGATTCTTCTGCTAAGATAAAGTAGAAAGGAGGGTGATATTCTTCACTTGGTTGCCAATTTTTTGTCATAAACATTGTTTGGGACTACATAAAGGCATGGttaatatggaaaaacaaaaggactATTGGTTACATTGAGGTTTTCCTCCTTGTTGACATTTTTCCTGAGGAGGGCAGCATTTCTATATACTGTGTTCCATCAAGCCCAGATTTGGGAGAGAGAAACTCACATCACTGCTTTCATGGAGCCCTCCTTGATGGTGTAGGTCTTGATGTTTTTAATTGGCAGTCGCTGGGTAGTCAGACTCACACAGATGGTCTTTTCTAGAACTTCACTCCCCACACCTAGCAAAGAAAaccatgcaaataaaaataagttatagTTTCTAATACTATAAATGTTTGAATgttataaataaaacaacaaagagtGACATGATAAAGAATAATTTGGGAAAGGAACACTAAATATGGGAGAGGTAGATCATttttgactgaataaataaaggcattctcattttaaagagtaaaatgtaaaatatgtgaAACAAGTAGTTCATAAAGTACTCCTCCTCAATAGAAATGGTCCAGGGGATTGAACATTTTAAGTGTAGAGAA includes these proteins:
- the LOC132483317 gene encoding lymphotactin-like, whose product is MRLLILAFLGICCLAAYTVEGVGSEVLEKTICVSLTTQRLPIKNIKTYTIKEGSMKAVIFITRRGLKVCADPHVEWVKKAVRTIDKSTRRNVSQTKPTGAQQSSNTAVTLSG